From Antennarius striatus isolate MH-2024 chromosome 14, ASM4005453v1, whole genome shotgun sequence, the proteins below share one genomic window:
- the mgat1b gene encoding alpha-1,3-mannosyl-glycoprotein 2-beta-N-acetylglucosaminyltransferase b: MVRKKGSLILCGAVLFIAWNALLLLYLWGRPPIGRLGEGGGAEPGGKEEWGVARGKGGGANLAGEVIRLAEEVENQLEVQKNLLKQIENHRAAWARQKDVGKRETADTKDVQEKIVPQSPEPPLPLKGSVDHTQRPVDTVAPEAEQEHHQATELKQDLVVTTASSPEAVIPILVIACDRVTVKRSLDRLIQYRSSPELNPIIVSQDCGHVETARVIGSYGDQLTHIKQPELSDIRVRPEHRKFQGYYKIARHYRWALDQVFHTFSHSTVVIVEDDLEVAPDFFEYFRALYPILRADPSLWCVSAWNDNGRDALVDPSGSGLLYRTDFFPGLGWMLLKEIWDELEPKWPSAFWDDWMRQPEQRKDRSCIRPEISRTITFGRKGVSLGQFFDQYLRYIKLNTEFVPFTKRDLSYLLKEKYDEEFVKDIYSAPLVKMEDLQGGGLTGPGPYRVQYSSRDSFKVFARNLGVMDDLKSGVPRTGYRGTVSFLYKGRRVFLAPPEGWTHYDVSWS; this comes from the exons ATGGTTCGCAAGAAGGGCTCTCTGATACTCTGTGGTGCTGTCCTGTTCATTGCCTGGAATGCTTTACTCCTGCTTTACCTTTGGGGTCGACCTCCTATTGGGCGTCTTGGAGAAGGTGGTGGAGCTGAACCAGGAGGAAAGGAGGAGTGGGGCGTGGCCAGAGGGAAAGGAGGCGGTGCTAATTTAGCCGGGGAGGTGATCCGTCTTGCAGAGGAAGTTGAAAATCAGCTGGAGGTGCAGAAGAACCTCCTGAAGCAGATTGAGAATCACAGGGCGGCGTGGGCTCGGCAGAAGGATGTTGGTAAGAGAGAAACCGCTGACACCAAAGACGTCCAGGAAAAGATTGTCCCCCAGTCACCAGAGCCCCCCCTGCCCCTGAAAGGCAGTGTGGATCACACCCAGAGGCCTGTGGACACAGTAGCCCCAGAGGCGGAGCAGGAACACCACCAGGCCACCGAGCTGAAGCAGGACCTGGTGGTGACGACGGCCTCCAGCCCCGAGGCGGTGATCCCCATCCTGGTGATCGCTTGTGACAGAGTGACAGTGAAGCGCAGCCTGGACAGACTCATCCAGTATCGCTCCTCCCCAGAACTCAACCCCATCATTGTCAGTCAGGACTGTGGTCATGTGGAAACGGCTCGTGTGATTGGCTCATATGGAGATCAGCTGACACACATAAAGCAGCCCGAGCTGTCAGACATCAGAGTCCGACCAGAGCACAGGAAGTTCCAAGGCTACTACAAGATAGCTCGCCATTACCGCTGGGCCCTGGACCAGGTGTTCCACACCTTCTCACATTCCACTGTGGTCATCGTGGAGGACGACCTGGAG GTGGCGCCGGACTTCTTTGAGTACTTCCGGGCGCTGTACCCCATCCTGCGCGCCGACCCCAGCttgtggtgtgtgtctgcctggaACGACAACGGCAGAGACGCCCTGGTGGATCCTTCGGGATCGGGGCTCCTCTACAGGACGGACTTCTTCCCTGGGCTGGGCTGGATGCTGCTGAAGGAAATATGGGACGAACTGGAACCCAAATGGCCCTCTGCATTCTGGGACGACTGGATGCGTCAACCGGAGCAACGCAAGGACCGTTCCTGCATTCGACCGGAAATCTCACGAACCATCACGTTTGGCCGTAAAGGCGTCAGTCTGGGTCAGTTCTTCGACCAGTACCTCCGCTACATTAAGCTCAACACGGAGTTTGTGCCTTTCACCAAACGCGACCTGTCGTATCTGCTGAAGGAGAAGTACGATGAAGAGTTTGTCAAAGACATTTACAGCGCTCCTCTGGTGAAGATGGAAGACCTGCAGGGGGGTGGCCTGACAGGCCCTGGACCGTACCGGGTCCAGTATTCCAGTCGGGACAGCTTTAAAGTTTTTGCTCGGAATCTGGGGGTGATGGATGACCTGAAGTCGGGGGTCCCTCGAACGGGGTACAGGGGCACAGTCAGCTTCCTGTACAAGGGTCGGAGGGTGTTCCTGGCCCCACCAGAGGGCTGGACGCATTACGACGTCAGCTGGAGCTGA
- the polr1h gene encoding DNA-directed RNA polymerase I subunit RPA12 has translation METSCLRSPEEEAEPLGCPWTCRYFITGFRSWTFDRDKQMSSSGLNPHFCPECGNVLPLPGPQETVSCPRCSFSIPVAEFSGQEIHSSVVLNPAEGPSGALGEEDSELKGPVIDRRCSRCHQEGMVYHTRQMRSADEGQTVFFTCIHCRYQEKEDS, from the exons ATGGAGACCAGCTGCCTTAGATCCCCAGAAGAAGAAGCGGAGCCCCTCGGGTGTCCGTGGACGTGCCGGTACTTTATTACCGGGTTCCGTTCCTGGACGTTTGACCGCGATAAGCAG atgtccAGCTCTGGTCTGAACCCACACTTCTGTCCAGAATGTGGGAACGTTCTTCCTCTTCCAGGACCCCAGGAGACGGTGAGCTGCCCCcgctgcagcttcagcatccCAGTGGCag AGTTCTCGGGCCAGGAGATCCACTCGTCGGTGGTTCTGAACCCGGCTGAGGGGCCCTCGGGGGCCCTGGGGGAGGAGGACTCTGAGCTGAAGGGGCCAGTG ATCGACAGGCGCTGCTCCCGGTGCCACCAGGAGGGGATGGTGTACCACACCCGACAGATGAGGTCCGCTGACGAGGGCCAGACCGTCTTCTTCACCTGCATCCACTGCAG GTATCAGGAAAAGGAGGACTCCTAG